The Iamia sp. SCSIO 61187 genomic sequence CCCTGTCGATGATCGCCGACGTGCGCTGCATGACGGCCCGCCGCTGGAACCTGGTGATGTTCCGCATCACCCTCGTCGGGCTGGTCCGGTTCCCGCTCCTGTTCCTGGCCCGCGACCACGGCCACCGCGCCCTCTGGCTGTTCGTGTTCTCGTCGGGCCCGGTCGCCCTCTCGGGCTACGTCGGGGCCTTCCTGGCCCCCCGCTTCGCCGGCGGCCGGATGCGCCTCGGGCCCCGCCCCGCCGCCATGGCCCAGGCGATCCGCTACTCGGCCGTGAACTACCTCTCCACCCTGGCCTACCAGGCGCCGTACTTCGCCCTCCCGGTCATCGTCCTGGCCTCGGTCAGCTCCGAGAGCTACGCCAGCTTCAACGTGGCCTGGGGGATCGTCGCCGTGGCCTTCTACGTGCCGACGGCGCTCGGCCAGGCCCTCCTCGCGGAGGGCGGCCGCGACGGCGCCCGTCTCCGGTCTCAGGTGCGCCTCGCCCTCGTCCTGGCGCTCGGGCTGATGGTCGCCGGGGCCATGGTGACCGCCGTGGGCCGCGACATCGTCACCGCCGTGTACGGCGACGGGTACTCCGACGCGGCGCGCGTCCTGCCGGCCATGGTCGCGGCAGGCATCCCGTGGGCCATCACGTCGCTCCTGCTGTCCGAGGTGCGGATCCTCCACCGCCACTCGGCCACGGTCGCGATCACCCTCGCCCTCACCGCCGCCATCGTCATCCCGGCACTGCTGCTCGTGCCCGAGGGCGGTCTGTCCCCCGACGGCATCGACGGGGCGAGCATCTCGTGGCTGATCGGCAACGTGGTGGCGGCCGTGGTCGCCATCGCGGCGTCGCGCATCAGCCACGCCCGGGGCCAGGCCGACCCGACGGTGGACGACGACCCCGCCCTCGACGAGCCCGGCACGGCCGCCGACGCCACCGAGGTCGGGATCACCCTCGACGTGCACTCCGCCTGACCGGCGCCCCGTGCTGGACGACCCGACCGACCCGCGCCTGGCGGTGTTCATGGGCCTGCGCGACCACGACCTGCGCCGCCGCCGGGAGGCGCCCGGCGGCGACATGCAGGGCGTGTTCGTGGCCGAGGGCGAGCTGGTCGCCGGCCGAGCCCTGACCGCCGGCTACCAGGCCCTGTCGGCCATGGTGGACGGGGCGCGCGACGACCCGCTGCCCCCGGGGCTGCCCGCCGACGTGCCCGTCCACCGGGTCGGGCCGGCCGTCGTCGCCGCCGTCACCGGCTACCAGACCCACCGGGGCGCGCTGGTGGCGTTCGCCCGCCGCCGCCTGCCCGACCCGGCCGAGGTGCTGGCCTCGGCCCGGCGGGTGGTGGTGGCCGAGGGTGTGGTCAACCCGACCAACATGGGCGTGATCCTCCGCAGCGCCGCCGCCCTCGGCGTCGACGCCCTGCTGCTCGACCCGGCGTCGTGCGACCCCCTCTACCGGCGGGCCAACCGGGCGTCGATGGGGCTCGGCTTCGCCCTGCCCCACGCCCGGCTGCGGCCGCTGCCCGACGGCCTGGCCCCGGTGCGGGACGCGGGCTTCACGGTCGTCGCCCTGACCCCCGCGCCCGACGCCGTCGACCTCCACGCCTGGGCCGACGCCGTGGACGCCGACGCCCGCGTCGCCATGGTCCTCGGGTCCGAGGGCCCCGGCCTGACCGAGGCGACCGAGGCCGCCGCCGACGTGCGGGCCCGGATCCCGCTCGCCGTCGGGGTGGACTCGCTCAACGTCGGCGTCGCCGCCGGCATCGCCTGCTACGTGCTGGGTCGGGCCCGGTTCGACGGCCGAGCCCGTTAGGGTCCGCTCGACCTGACGACCCGTCAGATCGGCTCGACCCGGAGGTGCCCCGTGATCCTCGACCGCTTCCGCCTGGACAGGAAGGTGGCCATCGTGACCGGCAGCGGCCAGGGCATCGGCCGGGCCTGCGCCCTGGCCTTCGCCGAGGCCGGGGCCGACGTCGTCGTCTCGTCCCGCACCCCCGCCGACGTGGAGGCGGTGGCCGCCGAGGTGGAGGCGCTCGGCCGCCGGGCCCTCGCCCTGCCCGCCGACGTGATGGACGACGCCGCCCTGGAGGAGCTCGTCGGCCGGGCCGCGACCGAGCTGGGCCGGCTCGACATCCTGGTCAACAACGCCGGCGGGACGCCGCCGCGGGCGGCCATGGACACCAGCGCCGGCTTCATGGAGCGGGCCTTCCGGTTCAACGCCGTCCAGCCCTTCCAGCTGGCCAAGCTGGCGGCCCGGGCGATGGTCGACACCGCCGGCGAGGGGGCGATCCTGAACGTGTCGTCCCGGTCGAGCCAGCAGGTCGTCCCCGGCTTCACCGCCTACGGCACGGCCAAGGCCGCCCTCAACAAGATCACGACGAGCCTGGCGGTGGAGTGGGCGCCGCGGGTCCGGGTCAACGCCCTGTCGGTGGGGGCGGTGGCGACCCGGTCGCTCGACGTGGTGATGACCGACGAGGGCATGCGCACCGCCCTCGAGGCGGGGACGCCGATGGGTCGGGCCGGCGAGCCCACCGACATCGCCGCCGCCGCCCTCTGGCTGTGCTCCCCCGCCGGCGCCTGGATCACCGGCAAGGTGGTCGAGGTCGACGGCGGCGCCGAGACCACCGTCCTGTCGCTCCCCACGCCCCCGCTCGAGCCCACCCCCTGACGAGCTCGGGGGCAGATCCGGGACGAGCGTCAGACATCTGCCACCGACCGCGGCGGGCGACGGCGCTCAGCCCTCGGTGGTCGTGGTGGCGTCCCCGTCGTCGGGGTCCGGGCCCTCGTCGTCGGCCTGCGGGTCGTCCCCGTCGGCGTCCTCGTCAGGCGGGGCGACGACCTCGCGCTCGATGCGGACGTCGCTCTGGGCCACGCCGGCCACGGTGATGCCGTCGACGGCCCGCAGCGTCCCGTCGGTCCGGTCGAAGTAGAGGATCGAGGCCTGGAGCGGCACCGGCTCGTCCCGCTGGAGGCTGCGCAGGCCGGCCCCGCCGGTCGACCCCTCGACCCGGAGCAGGGTGCCGTCGCCCAGGTCGTCGACGGCGCGGCGGTGGGTGTGGCCGGCCAGGACCAGCGGCACGAGCCCGCCCAGCTCGGCGGCGGTGCGGGGGTCGTGCACCAGGGCCACGTCGACGCGCTGGACCCCGGCGGAGTCGCGCAGGCCGGCGGCGGTGTCGTCGGCGAAGGCGTCGGCCACCTCCTGCTGGTCCTCGCCGCTGCCGGCCCGCTCCTTGTCGGGCGTGAAGCGCGGGTCGCCGATGCCCCAGAAGCGCAGCCCGCCGACGGTCACGGTGCTGTCGTCGAGGACGAAGGCGTTCTCCTGCCGGCCCACGGCGCGCTGGGTCGCCAGCGAGTCGTGGTTGCCCCGCACGTAGAGGTAGGGCGCGCCCACGTCCTCGATCAGCTCGACGAACCGACCCTCGAGCTCGGTGCCCCAGTCGTTGATGTCGCCGGTGTCGACGACCACGTCGACGGCGAACTGGGCGACGACCCGCTCGATGAGGGTGAAGGCCTGCGGGTTGAGGTGGAGGTCGCTCACGTGGAGCACGGCCACGGTGCTGCTGTCGCGCTGGAACGAGCGGATCGAGTCACCCGCCTGGTAGAGCACGGCCACGTTCTCGACCAGCCCGGCGAGCTGGGCGCTGTAGTCGTCGAGCCGATCGAGCACGTCCCGGGCGTCGCCCACCGCCGTCGGGGCGAGGGCGAGGACGCCCGAGTAGCGGGGCTCGGCCAACGACTCGGAGCGCCACGTCCGGGCGGCCACGCCCATCGAGCCGACCGTGGCCAGCAGGGCCACGAGCCCGCCGATCAGCACCTCGCGAGGCCGGAACCGCCGCAGCCCGGACAGGACGGCCCCGCCGACGGTGGCGGTGACGACGATGCGGAGGGCCAGCCGCTGCACGGCCGACCGCACCTCGTCGTCGAGCTCGGCCTCCAGCCCCTCGAGCAGCGTCGGGTCCTCGGCGATGGCCCGGGCCTCGTCGGCCTGGAGCTCGTCGACCCGCAGGTCGAGGCCGAGCGGCCCGCGGTGGGAGTCGAGGGTGATCCGCCCCAGCGGGGCCAGGTGGACCTCGGTCCCCCCGGCGAGGGACGGTCGGGCCGAGAAGGTGGCGTCGAACGGCCCGACCTCGGCCGGGGTGTCGCCGAAGGCCATCACGCCGATGGTCCCGCCCACCACGGCGATGGCCACGGTGAGGGCGATCCGGCCCAGCCGACGGAGCCAGGCCGGCGGCGACGGGAGGCGGTCCCGCCGGGGCAGCCACCCCGGCCGCGACGGGAGGCTGTCTCGCCGGGGCAGCCACCCCGGCAGCGACGGGAGGCTGTCTCGCCGGGGCAGCCACCTCGGGAGCGACGGGACCCAGCGCCTGCGGCGGTCGTCGGCGTCGTCCACC encodes the following:
- a CDS encoding lipopolysaccharide biosynthesis protein, which codes for MASGIARARLKRAKRHRHLLEGSALLVVGAAIQAGSGAIFWLIAAKLDVEADVGSAAKLSQSILFVTYLASLGLPVALARYAADRDDDSDTTFTWAVIATSTIAGILGLGYVAVLHSSATDVLTDWDGLLGPLVFAATTIGAALSMIADVRCMTARRWNLVMFRITLVGLVRFPLLFLARDHGHRALWLFVFSSGPVALSGYVGAFLAPRFAGGRMRLGPRPAAMAQAIRYSAVNYLSTLAYQAPYFALPVIVLASVSSESYASFNVAWGIVAVAFYVPTALGQALLAEGGRDGARLRSQVRLALVLALGLMVAGAMVTAVGRDIVTAVYGDGYSDAARVLPAMVAAGIPWAITSLLLSEVRILHRHSATVAITLALTAAIVIPALLLVPEGGLSPDGIDGASISWLIGNVVAAVVAIAASRISHARGQADPTVDDDPALDEPGTAADATEVGITLDVHSA
- a CDS encoding RNA methyltransferase gives rise to the protein MLDDPTDPRLAVFMGLRDHDLRRRREAPGGDMQGVFVAEGELVAGRALTAGYQALSAMVDGARDDPLPPGLPADVPVHRVGPAVVAAVTGYQTHRGALVAFARRRLPDPAEVLASARRVVVAEGVVNPTNMGVILRSAAALGVDALLLDPASCDPLYRRANRASMGLGFALPHARLRPLPDGLAPVRDAGFTVVALTPAPDAVDLHAWADAVDADARVAMVLGSEGPGLTEATEAAADVRARIPLAVGVDSLNVGVAAGIACYVLGRARFDGRAR
- a CDS encoding metallophosphoesterase, whose product is MDDADDRRRRWVPSLPRWLPRRDSLPSLPGWLPRRDSLPSRPGWLPRRDRLPSPPAWLRRLGRIALTVAIAVVGGTIGVMAFGDTPAEVGPFDATFSARPSLAGGTEVHLAPLGRITLDSHRGPLGLDLRVDELQADEARAIAEDPTLLEGLEAELDDEVRSAVQRLALRIVVTATVGGAVLSGLRRFRPREVLIGGLVALLATVGSMGVAARTWRSESLAEPRYSGVLALAPTAVGDARDVLDRLDDYSAQLAGLVENVAVLYQAGDSIRSFQRDSSTVAVLHVSDLHLNPQAFTLIERVVAQFAVDVVVDTGDINDWGTELEGRFVELIEDVGAPYLYVRGNHDSLATQRAVGRQENAFVLDDSTVTVGGLRFWGIGDPRFTPDKERAGSGEDQQEVADAFADDTAAGLRDSAGVQRVDVALVHDPRTAAELGGLVPLVLAGHTHRRAVDDLGDGTLLRVEGSTGGAGLRSLQRDEPVPLQASILYFDRTDGTLRAVDGITVAGVAQSDVRIEREVVAPPDEDADGDDPQADDEGPDPDDGDATTTTEG
- a CDS encoding glucose 1-dehydrogenase, translated to MILDRFRLDRKVAIVTGSGQGIGRACALAFAEAGADVVVSSRTPADVEAVAAEVEALGRRALALPADVMDDAALEELVGRAATELGRLDILVNNAGGTPPRAAMDTSAGFMERAFRFNAVQPFQLAKLAARAMVDTAGEGAILNVSSRSSQQVVPGFTAYGTAKAALNKITTSLAVEWAPRVRVNALSVGAVATRSLDVVMTDEGMRTALEAGTPMGRAGEPTDIAAAALWLCSPAGAWITGKVVEVDGGAETTVLSLPTPPLEPTP